DNA from Tripterygium wilfordii isolate XIE 37 chromosome 4, ASM1340144v1, whole genome shotgun sequence:
AATGGACCGGGCGGAGAACCTTGACAATAGTGAACATGTTGTTATTGACATACAAAGAACTACCGATAGTTCATTGTTGACCACTTCTCCGGATAGGACTTCTAATGTCTTGGATACATCGCAGCACGAAGACAGACCTTCAAGTAGTGCAAGAACACCCATTCATCAGCCTTTAACACCTTCTTCTAATAGTTCAAACTCACGAAACCCCTCATTCATCGGGAGACGGGAAACTCGTCGTCGTATGAGTCCGTTGAATTCTGGGTTATGGATTTCTGTTGAACTAGCTCTTACAGTGAGCCAGATTGTTGCAGCTGTTGTTGTTTTATCTTTGTCAAGGCATGAGCACCCACGGGCGCCATTATTTGAATGGATTATTGGTTATGCATCTGGATGTGTTGCGACCCTCCCTCTCCTTTATTGGCGTTATCGTCACCGTAATCTGGTTTCAGGGCAAGACTCAGCACAACCTCGTCAAAGTTCCCCGCATATAAACGTTCCTGCGGGACCCTTCTCCCTCTCAGTGACAAGGACTTCAGAGGGGGAAGATCATCGGAGTGCTGTTGTGCCCCCTAGAGGTGATCATGATTATGGGGCACTGAATGCAAGGTATGAGTTTTTAATTGTCGTGCTCATCAGCTTGAACATGCTGGGTTTAATTCTATTTTGTGATAGTACTTTTTGTGAAATGAGCGGCAAATGCTGCTTCAGAagtttgttttgttgtaattGAATTCTTTACCATCAAATGCATGGCTTCTTTTAGCGGCGGATAGTATGATTTCTTTATCATCAAAAGTACTTTGGATTGCGTAGTTGGTCATTTAAATTCTATATAAACGAATATGCCTTTTTGTGCCCTTACAGACTCAAGGTGCTGGTGGAATACTTTAAAATGGCTCTGGATTGCTTCTTTGCGGTTTGGTTTGTAGTTGGCA
Protein-coding regions in this window:
- the LOC119996732 gene encoding E3 ubiquitin-protein ligase At1g63170 isoform X1, giving the protein MDVSSLEIHSESQTDSYPLLMDRAENLDNSEHVVIDIQRTTDSSLLTTSPDRTSNVLDTSQHEDRPSSSARTPIHQPLTPSSNSSNSRNPSFIGRRETRRRMSPLNSGLWISVELALTVSQIVAAVVVLSLSRHEHPRAPLFEWIIGYASGCVATLPLLYWRYRHRNLVSGQDSAQPRQSSPHINVPAGPFSLSVTRTSEGEDHRSAVVPPRGDHDYGALNARLKVLVEYFKMALDCFFAVWFVVGNVWIFGGHSSASEAPNLYRICLLFLTISCIGYAMPFILCATICCCLPCIISVLGFREDLGQTRGATPESIDALPTYKFKVKKNRHTDDRGGSSSASDGGVVAAGTDKERIISGEDAVCCICLAKYANNDQLRELPCSHFFHKECVDKWLKINALCPLCKNEVGESVLGSHGSSSSSSHRRVENRVGNGLAGTMF
- the LOC119996732 gene encoding E3 ubiquitin-protein ligase At1g63170 isoform X2 — encoded protein: MDVSSLEIHSESQTDSYPLLMDRAENLDNSEHVVIDIQRTTDSSLLTTSPDRTSNVLDTSQHEDRPSSSARTPIHQPLTPSSNSSNSRNPSFIGRRETRRRMSPLNSGLWISVELALTVSQIVAAVVVLSLSRHEHPRAPLFEWIIGYASGCVATLPLLYWRYRHRNLVSGQDSAQPRQSSPHINVPAGPFSLSVTRTSEGEDHRSAVVPPRGDHDYGALNARLKVLVEYFKMALDCFFAVWFVVGNVWIFGGHSSASEAPNLYRICLLFLTISCIGEDLGQTRGATPESIDALPTYKFKVKKNRHTDDRGGSSSASDGGVVAAGTDKERIISGEDAVCCICLAKYANNDQLRELPCSHFFHKECVDKWLKINALCPLCKNEVGESVLGSHGSSSSSSHRRVENRVGNGLAGTMF